CGCTGACGTAGCGACCACCCTTGATGTCTCCCGGAACGACGAGCCGGGGCCGGGATAGTTCCTTGCCGTCCTCTGTGTAGGCGACCAGGACCGGAGTCGCGCCGAAGCTCGCGTCGAACTCACCCCACGACACCACGGCCTGATAGCCGTCGGCACCGGTCGCGAGCACCGCGAGCCGCAGATCCGGGTTCTTCGCCGCCGGGTCGGTCGTGGGCTGCGCACCGGCCAGGACATCGCTGAGCAGCGGTCCGACGAAGGTGTGCTCCTGCTCGCCCTTACTGCTGCCGAACTTGACCGACTCGGTCCGGGCGGGCAGCTTCTTCAGGTCGCCGATGGTCAGCGTCTCGGGCTTGGCGACCGCTCCGTCGATGCGCAGCGATCCGGCGGGCACCGGCGCCACACTCGCGGCTGAACTCGACGGAGATGCCGAGTGCTCGCTGTCGTTGCCGCAGGCTGCGACGCCGAAGGTCAGAGCGCCGGTGGTGGCGACGATGCCGATCCAGCGGGCGGGCACGGAGAGACGCATGGTTCACCTATCGAGATCGGGACCGGGGCCCCTGGCGGAGTCGGACGACACGCCGACTGCCGGAGTCGACGCCGGTCCGAGCGTAGACGTTCGCCGCGGCCCACGTGCGGCTTCGCGCGACGGTCTCGTCCTCCCCGGGATGTCGTACCTCCGGCATACCTTCACGAGAGCACGGACTCGGACAGCGGGAGGGACTCATGACGACCTATCGACAGCACCGGCACCGGTCCGATGGCGGTGGCGACCGTCCGATCGCTCCACACTCCTGCGGAGCGTGCGGAAAGGTGGCCTTTCCCTCGCGTAAGCTCGCGCGGCGGGCGGCGCGTGCACGCGACCTGCACGGTCTCGCGACCTACCGCTGCCCGGTCGGCAACGGCGTGCACCTCGGGCACCAGCCGACGGTCGTGCGCCGAGGCCAGGTCAGCGCGTCGGCGTACACCACCGGCGTGCGCCCTCATCGACGACGCGGCATCAGCGCCGGGGTGCGAACCCGGTTCACCGACTGCTGCCCACCCGAAGTCCTCACCGCGATCGGCATCGAGATGTCGAGAGCCCTCGCCGTCTGGCACGACGAGCACGGTCGGGGCCCCACCTGGCGCGAGGCGCTCGGTCCGTTTCGCGATCGGCCGCAGGGCCCGGTCACCCGGCTGTTCGACGTCCCCGAAGGCCGCAACCCGGACAACTGGAAGGATCAGGCCACCAGATTGTTGATGGAGACCCTTCGTGACCGTGGCTGGATCACCTTCGACGGACGACCCCACTCACTGCGACCCGGGGCGCTTGGCGAGATTCCGGCGCCGCGATGATCTCGTCCACACGGGTGCGCACACCGGACGAGCGCGTTGGCACGCCGCTCAGAAGGCCAGCGGCCGGTACGACAGCGCCTTGTCCACCACCTGCTCCGGGGTGAGGGGCGCGGGATGCCAGAACATGTAGTCGCTGATCTGGGGATCGGAGACGGCGTCCTGCACGCGCTGCAGGAGCGCTTCACCCGCCGCCTCCGTGTCGGCGGGCTCGGGATTCATCACCCGGCGCACCAGCTCGATCAGTTCCTCCCGGGACATGCCAAACGGCCCGACGGTGCCCATCCGCGCCCTCCGATGTCCCCGCCGCTACCAGTCCAGGCCGAGGTCGAGGACCGTGACCGAATGGGTCAGCGCCCCGACCGCGAGGTAGTCGACGCCGGTGCGGGCGTAGTCCATCGCCATGTCGAGGGTCAGCCCTCCGGACGATTCCAGCTTGGTCGACGGCGCCCGCTTGTCGCGGCGCTGCACGGCCATCTGGGTCTCCCAGGGCTCGAAGTTGTCGAGCAGGATCAGCGCGGGTTCCAGCGCGAGGACCTCGTCGAACTGGGCCAGCGAGTCGACCTCGACCTCCACCGGCACGTCCCGGGCGTACGCGCGCACGGCCTGCAACGCCGCGGCGACGCCACCCGCGGCGACCACATGGTTGTCCTTGATCAGCGCGGCATCGCCCAGACCCATCCGGTGATTGACGCCGCCACCGGCGCGGACGGCGTACTTCTGCAGAAAGCGCAGGCCCGGCAGGGTCTTGCGGGAGTCGCGGATCTGCGCGGAGGTGCCCTCGACGGCGGCCACCCACTGCGCGGTGGCCGTCGCGATACCCGACAGATGGCAGAGCAGATTCAGCGCGGTGCGCTCGGCCGTCAGCAACGACGCGGCCGGCGCGCGAACACCGAGCACCACGTCACCGGGCGCCACCGGAGAACCGTCGCCGCGCTCGGAGGTCACCACGTAGTTGGCCGAGCCGATCACCAGGTCGAACACGGCCCGCACCACGGGAACGCCCGCGATCACGCCGTGCGCACGACTCACGATGCGCGCGTCCGCCACGGTGTCGGCGGGCACCGTGGCCAGCGTCGTGACGTCGGGCCCGTAGCGCAGATCCTCGTCGAGCGCGGTGGCGATCAGCGCCACCAGCTCCTCGGTGACCTCGAAGTCGAGCGTGCCGGCGGCGCTCGCCTGCCCGATGAACGCCTCGCTCACTCGCCGCCGCCCGGGTTACCGATCGCGATCATCCGCTCCACCGACTGACGCGCCCGCTGCGCGACATCCGGCGCCACGAAGACCTCGTCGCGGCCCTCGGTGAGGCACCGCAGCAGAGCGGCCGGGGTGATCATCTTCATGTACGGGCACGCCGCGCGCGAGTTGACCGGCTGGAAGTCGACGTCCGGCGCCGCCTTGCGCAGCTGGTGCAGCATCCCGACCTCGGTCGCGACCAGCACCTGCTTGGCGTGGGTGGCCCGCGCGGCGTCGATCATGCCGCCGGTGGACAGGATGTGCACCTTCTCCGCCGGTACCGCCCCCTCTCCGGCCAGGTAGAGCGCGGACGTCGCGCACCCGCATTCGGGGTGGATGAACAGGTCGGCGTCCGGGTGACCCTCGCTCTGCGCGGTCAGTTCGTCGCCGTTGATGCCGGCGTGCACGTGGCACTCACCGGCCCAGATCTGCATGTTGTCGCGCCGCAGCGTGCGCTTGACGTGCGCGCCCAGGAACTGATCCGGCAGGAACAGCACCTCCCGGCCGGGATCGATCGACGCGACCACGTCGACGGCGTTCGACGACGTGCAGCAGATGTCGGTCAGGCCCTTCACCTCGGCGGTGGTGTTCACGTACGACACCACCAGTGCCTCCGGGAACTCGGCCTTCCAGGCGCGCAGTTCGTCGGCGGTGATCGAGTCGGCGAGCGAGCAGCCGGCCCGCTCGTCCGGGATCAGCACCCGCTTCTCCGGTGAGAGGATCTTGGCGGTCTCGGCCATGAAGTGGACGCCGCAGAAGACGATCTCGTCGGCGTCGACCTCGGCGGCGATCCGCGACAGCGCCAGCGAATCACCGCAGTGATCGGCGATGTCCTGGATGGCCGGGAGCTGATAGTTGTGCGCGAGGATCACGGCGTTGCGGGCCTTCGCCAGCCGCTTGATCTCGTCGGCCCACTCCGGTGTCGCCTCGACGCCCCCGTAGGCGGGCGGAATCCCGGTGCGCGGGTCGGGCATGCCCAGGTCGGTCTCGGTCCGGGTGATCACATTCGCGGTCATGGCTACCAGCCTCCATCGCTGCTCCCCCGGCGGCGGGCTGGCCCCGGGGAGGGTTTTCGACCATTGGTCGAAAACTGTCCTGCTCATCGTAACACCGGGTCGGCGCGGCTCATTCCCGGCCGCGTCGCACCTTAGACTCACACCCATGGCGACCCCCACTCCGATCGAGGTGCTCAGCGCGGTCTTCCAGGTGCGCGAACCCGGTTCGGGCCGGCCGGTCCTGTGCGTCCTGCTGCACCGCGACGACACCGACGACGCGCCCTGGGCACTCCCCGGCGGCGACCTCGGCGACCGGGAGACGCTGGCCGCCTCCGCCCGGCGGCACCTCGGCGCCCAGTGCGGACTCACCCGCGTCGCCCACCTGGAGCAGCTGTCGATGCTGTCCGATCCCGACCGGGTGCCCGGGGTGCGGACCATCGCCTCGACATACCTCGGTCTAGTCCCCCGCGACGTGCCGGCCGATCCGAGCGGCGTGGACGTGAACCCGGCCGGGCCGGTCACCGCCGGATGGTTCGACGTCGACGAACTCCCGTCGCTCGCCTACGACCACGCCGACGTGGTCGCCCTGGCGCGCGGACGACTCGCCGCGAAACTGTCGTACACCAATCTGGCCTTCGCGCTGGCCCCGGAACGCTTCGCGATGTCCGAGCTGTCCGAGATCTACGGCGCCGCGCTGGGCTAT
The nucleotide sequence above comes from Gordonia sp. PP30. Encoded proteins:
- a CDS encoding NUDIX domain-containing protein, which gives rise to MATPTPIEVLSAVFQVREPGSGRPVLCVLLHRDDTDDAPWALPGGDLGDRETLAASARRHLGAQCGLTRVAHLEQLSMLSDPDRVPGVRTIASTYLGLVPRDVPADPSGVDVNPAGPVTAGWFDVDELPSLAYDHADVVALARGRLAAKLSYTNLAFALAPERFAMSELSEIYGAALGYHVDATNLLRVLSRRGVVVATGTVGRTGRSGGRPPALYTFADDALVVTDEFATLRPPP
- the nadA gene encoding quinolinate synthase NadA; this encodes MPDPRTGIPPAYGGVEATPEWADEIKRLAKARNAVILAHNYQLPAIQDIADHCGDSLALSRIAAEVDADEIVFCGVHFMAETAKILSPEKRVLIPDERAGCSLADSITADELRAWKAEFPEALVVSYVNTTAEVKGLTDICCTSSNAVDVVASIDPGREVLFLPDQFLGAHVKRTLRRDNMQIWAGECHVHAGINGDELTAQSEGHPDADLFIHPECGCATSALYLAGEGAVPAEKVHILSTGGMIDAARATHAKQVLVATEVGMLHQLRKAAPDVDFQPVNSRAACPYMKMITPAALLRCLTEGRDEVFVAPDVAQRARQSVERMIAIGNPGGGE
- the nadC gene encoding carboxylating nicotinate-nucleotide diphosphorylase → MSEAFIGQASAAGTLDFEVTEELVALIATALDEDLRYGPDVTTLATVPADTVADARIVSRAHGVIAGVPVVRAVFDLVIGSANYVVTSERGDGSPVAPGDVVLGVRAPAASLLTAERTALNLLCHLSGIATATAQWVAAVEGTSAQIRDSRKTLPGLRFLQKYAVRAGGGVNHRMGLGDAALIKDNHVVAAGGVAAALQAVRAYARDVPVEVEVDSLAQFDEVLALEPALILLDNFEPWETQMAVQRRDKRAPSTKLESSGGLTLDMAMDYARTGVDYLAVGALTHSVTVLDLGLDW
- a CDS encoding molybdopterin-dependent oxidoreductase; translated protein: MRLSVPARWIGIVATTGALTFGVAACGNDSEHSASPSSSAASVAPVPAGSLRIDGAVAKPETLTIGDLKKLPARTESVKFGSSKGEQEHTFVGPLLSDVLAGAQPTTDPAAKNPDLRLAVLATGADGYQAVVSWGEFDASFGATPVLVAYTEDGKELSRPRLVVPGDIKGGRYVSDLTTLTVVDAAAK